The nucleotide sequence aaataagtagtcaaatcacttgaaattttaatggagtatagtttgacacgtgaccgattgacataattttttttacgagtttatgacgtttagtttcagagatatgaatttaaaaaaaaatcgtctttttcattttatctgccgaacaaagcggtcaatcccgagcaccaaacgaggaaaagtagataattttattctctttcaaatgcattatagctgaattgtttgtaacaatgggatgattgaaaaaacgcaaaatagtgttttttaaaaatcaaaaaatgcccataaaaaatatagttatgaaattaaaaaataactgtttttcccgaattcagaatccaaaaatatatatgcatgtcaaattttattgatatcgacaaagtagttccagaaatattacggtatacatacacacacacatccatacggacattttccaaaaacacttgatttgaacttttaacacactaaaaagtattttctagaagttttgaagaaactcaaaattttactattacaaagcttcctctaggaggaagcaaaacgAGGCGTCAAAAACCAATAAATTGTCTTTGCGCAGGTGCTAATCTAGCCGTCACCAGCCAAGTCAATAGACAATGGCATCGTATCCCCGCAAGCTCGTAAGAAcacaatagaaaaatcaaaaagtaCACGTGTACCTCGACTACGAGAAAAATCGACGCCGCAACCGCGACTCGGCGAACAATACGCCATGCATACGAGCTCGTGAAACTACGCGCTTGCGACTCATTTCGAAGGTCTTCCCGTGTGCACGTCGATGTCGCAACGAACCGCAGATAGTCGCATTCCACCGTCGGCCTGACTAATAATCCCACCTCGTGGGTGTCGTCGTCGTTGACCGCATATGCGCGTCGAGGTTCGCGCTTGAGACTAGAAAAATTCCGTGCCCACATATCCCAGTATcccaacgacgacgacaaccGCTACAGCAGCGTTTATAGAGCCCGTCTCAGGCACCGGGATGGATATTGCGAAACGCACGCggatgcgcgcgtgtgtgacgCGCTTTGTGGCTATGACGAGATGCCTCGGCAGTAGAAAGTTCCGCTGAAAAATGCACTGAGGCTTTTTCTTGGCTCTTTTGGGCTTTTTGCCGGGACAAGGTATACTGTGCACGCGATGTGGTCTTGTACGAATATATGATATGATTTTCAGAGCTTCGACTACTTGCGATAGGAGTTTTCGAGTCTTTCTTTATAAttcgttaaaaaataataacacgaGATGATTCTAAATTAATATAATCTTCTGCTACGACTCAACATATACCCAATATCAAGTCTGTAAAAAGAAGAGTCAATAAATCAAAGGCAGCTATATTGCCGTGCCAATGTTGATTGATGCAGCACGTAATAATAGCCAACAATGACACGTTTTGTCGACGCCATGATTACAGCGCACGCGTACtttcaaaatttgaatatttccGAAGCTCCCGCGTCGACTCGAATATCTTTGTCGTTGACCGCAAGTAAAGGCCTAATGCAGGCACTATGATGTGGCTAATTTACGGCACGCAGTGTCAGACTTTCTCGCATGTGTTTCGGCTCTGACGAATTTTCGCGGGCACGAGAGAGATAAGAAAGAAGCTGTGCGAGCGCTTTACTCGGTAGAGAAGAGCTAATTTCATTGCGCGAAATTTCGACTACTTGGATAATCGTATAAGTGGTTACTTCCGTTGCACTGTAAATGTTCCGAGTGGAGTATTCTTATGCTATTGAGTCTATAAATGaaacttataattttttttttcttaaaaatcaaATCATCGGGCATGCATGTAATTACTTTATACAAGCTTAAAATAATCAGATTAATTTTGTAGcggaaaaattttttacaactcTTTTCTTCACccaaaagtttattttttaaatgcaaCAAATGCTATTATAACAAGATAAtataaatgttgaaaatacagtAGCGATGCGTAATATCGAATGcagaaattaaataatatttatttcatgACTATATGACAATACATTTCGTATTAGAGTTTGATTcgatttgattttaaaaaataaaatatgactagatgaaaattattctacttTAATACAATTAGCAGATGGTGTAACAAAATCATCTTTGACTCGTTTAAGTACATCTTCTGAATCAAAATAAGGTGAAGAACTGATCATATCAAGCACTCTGTATTGTTGGGGATCAACAAATCGGAAAAGTTTCTCTGTTTTATCAAGATATGTTAATATCAGGTTCCTGTTTTCTTCATCATCATTACTGCTTGAAGCTTTATCATCTTTCTGGATTTGCTCAAGACCTTTTTCTATCTCATTTAATTCCTACAAAAAGTTTTGTGTAATTACTAGGACAATCGAGATTAATTAGAAATATTTCTATTAATATCTTACCTTTTGAGTGTTATGAAAAAAGTTAGCATCTTCAGTCACATGTTTTAATACTTCTGGTAAAAGTTCTTCGTTGACTTTTTCAACAAGAATCCTAAAACTATTATCAAGGCTTGTGGTACAATCGGCCGTGATGGATTGTGATTGCAATGCTTTTTCTAATGCAACCTAAATTGTACATTGGAGTTAATTATAGTTTtgtataaacaaaaacaattaaattgaGTATAATGACCTGTATTTTATGAATATCCGGATTttctaacaatttttttacacttaGATATTCCACATCTCGTTGAACACTTGCTATTTCATTCTTCAAATATTTAACTTCATCCAATATCGTAGTGGCTGTTTCCAAATTCTTAAAAAttgaagataaaaaagataatCATTTTTGTTGGCTTTTTACTGAAATAATTTTACTTACAGACATTCCTAGGCTTCCACAAATAGTAGCCAAAAATCCTAGAGTTGTGAATATTAGTTTCATGATGAAAGAGTATTGATCAAAAGTGTTTCATGAAATATATCGACTGCTTGCAAATGGACAAAGTCGGTCTTTTCTAAACATATGTTTCAGCGTCCTTGAAGCATGACTAAGCCGTAAAATCTATtgctatttttattagaacgatgtttgaaaattttaatattttcagagaaaataaaagtgaGTACAAAACACCAGTACAGAAGACAGTGCAGCATTGTCTCTTAAAAAGTAAAGTAGTTTTAGACATTACAGATAGGATGTTACTCATCTATTTTTtacatgttttatttattattgtacgGTGAAACAATGTTTAATGCTACAAAATTGATATTATCAAAAATGAATTGTACATTTGAAATTATAGACGAAGGAAATCAAACGATAGATTGGTCTTTAACACAATTAAGTTATTCAAAGATGGGCATCACACCTGTACCGCTTTATGCCCTATATATCTTCACGATTAAATAATGAATTAGACCCCAGTAGGATGTTTCTTTTTGATAAAACATGCGGTGTAACTGTTGTTTTGCagaaattaatatttcaaattgaataacaattttcAACCTTGCAAACTAATTTACATTCCATTTGTAGTTAGAAAAGTACAATAGTAATAAGGCTTATCTGGAAAGTAATCTCATCCGCGGAGGAAAAACATGCAACTATTTGTCGTTTTTGCATATGGTATTTGATTTTCCTTTAGACCGAGGAAACTTTATTTCTAATAATAGGGGCAAAGCAGTTTTTcgtgaatttttttgaaaaaatgactAGACTGCAAAAAGTGTTTGCGGGAACAATATTCTACTTTTGCCCCTattttctattctattttataAGATGTGGaagaaaacaaataaatacactCATCATCATTTTCGACCCAGCTACCTTTTCGTACGCTTTCGCATTGCATAAACGCTGCCTTGTGAGACCACGTGAATAAAAAAGGGTCTCAAAATTATCtctataatttatttgtacCGTCTATAAGTTAAATAGCCACGAAAGCCAAGAGGACGACGAGAGTTGCAAGTGCGAACGAAGGAAAAATTGCGAATCAAGAAACATGAGGAGGTAAAAAGGGAAGACGAAGCAATGACAGTGACTCGACGACACGATACGCGGCTGTATGTAATATTCTGAGGTGCTTTCACAATATTACgaattaacttaaaatttcttttaagcGACACGAAACGTTGCCATGATTCAAATACGTGATTGCTTGACGGTATGATCGATTATAGTCTGGTTTTATCCataatattgaaattatatgaattttttttgctatatTATCCCTTTGAATATAATTTACCAAATGACCAAACTAGCCAGCAAATAAAAACAGTAAAGAAAACCGCTCGAATAACAAACACCAGTGAATTCCCATTTGTCCACGCCATAACGAATGCTTCCTAATCCTTTGAAGCGTCAGTAGGCACAACGAACAAAGCGAAAAAGAAGCGTATAGAGCAGAGGCTCAGAAAGATAGTGCGTGAGACACGGACAAGAACACAGCGAGTGAAGGGAGTATGAGCATCTCTCGTTAATGCGCGTCCACGTGGAACATAATGCCCTCGTCGTGCTCGCGCTAATAGTCGTTACGTGCGACGCGACGACAAGTCGCGCAAGCTCGTAAAGCACTGGCAAAGCAACTCGTGCTCGCGGGAGACAGACGCGTGTGTGTAGGGTCGAACGCCCACGCAGCCGCTGCTGCGTGGTCTGATGATTCACTCGCGACAACGGATCCCTTCGCGCACCTACACTAAATCACGCCGAGCGATGGTCTTTGCataagagagggagagagtggCCTGTTCCCGGAATATACAAGACCATTTGTCAAAGATCGAATTTATGGTTTATTAATGTGGTTGCTTTTCTGATGCTATTTCGGGGCTTCGTTTTGATCTTGTTAGAAGTCTGATTCAAAGttgaattatttaatcaacacgcGTTGTTTGTGCAGAAGGTGAATGattgaattatttaatttcattttgcCAATCAATTTTGTTTACAATGTGTATGCAGATTTTTCGATAGTAaattatgaataataaatgGATGTTTGCTGGAcggttataataatttaataattctgATCGATATTCAAACGcagtatttaattttttaaggcttataatttataaaaaaacaagcATACTAATAATAGCTCCGCGCCTGAGCATACGCACGCAAAACAATCCACAAGATTGC is from Nasonia vitripennis strain AsymCx chromosome 1, Nvit_psr_1.1, whole genome shotgun sequence and encodes:
- the LOC100302045 gene encoding venom protein U precursor gives rise to the protein MKLIFTTLGFLATICGSLGMSNLETATTILDEVKYLKNEIASVQRDVEYLSVKKLLENPDIHKIQVALEKALQSQSITADCTTSLDNSFRILVEKVNEELLPEVLKHVTEDANFFHNTQKELNEIEKGLEQIQKDDKASSSNDDEENRNLILTYLDKTEKLFRFVDPQQYRVLDMISSSPYFDSEDVLKRVKDDFVTPSANCIKVE